Proteins from one Pseudomonas grandcourensis genomic window:
- the lpxA gene encoding acyl-ACP--UDP-N-acetylglucosamine O-acyltransferase has product MSLIDPRAIIDPTAVLADGVEVGPWSIVGAGVEIGEGTVIGPHVILKGPTRIGKHNRIYQFSSVGEDTPDLKYKGEETRLVIGDHNVIREGVTIHRGTIQDRSETTLGDHNLIMAYAHIGHDSVIGNHCILVNNTALAGHVHVEDWAILSGFTLVHQYCHIGAHSFSGMGTAIGKDVPAYVTVFGNPAEARSMNFEGMRRRGFSEDAIHALRRAYKVVYRQGLTVEQALAELAEPSAQYPEVAVFRDSIQSSTRGITR; this is encoded by the coding sequence ATGAGTTTGATTGACCCTCGTGCAATCATCGATCCGACAGCCGTTCTGGCTGACGGCGTCGAGGTCGGCCCGTGGTCGATCGTCGGCGCAGGTGTGGAAATCGGCGAGGGGACAGTCATCGGGCCACACGTGATTCTCAAGGGCCCGACCCGAATTGGTAAGCACAATCGCATCTACCAGTTTTCCTCGGTGGGCGAAGACACACCTGACCTGAAGTACAAGGGCGAGGAAACCCGCCTGGTGATCGGTGATCACAACGTCATCCGTGAAGGCGTGACGATTCACCGTGGCACCATCCAGGACCGTTCGGAAACAACCTTGGGCGATCACAACCTGATCATGGCCTATGCCCACATCGGCCACGACAGCGTTATCGGCAACCACTGCATCCTGGTGAACAACACCGCACTGGCGGGCCATGTGCATGTGGAAGACTGGGCGATCCTCTCCGGTTTTACCCTGGTTCACCAGTATTGCCACATTGGCGCCCACAGCTTTTCAGGCATGGGTACGGCAATCGGCAAGGATGTTCCTGCGTATGTCACCGTGTTCGGCAACCCTGCCGAAGCCCGGAGCATGAACTTCGAGGGCATGCGCCGTCGGGGCTTCAGCGAAGATGCGATCCACGCGCTGCGTCGTGCCTACAAGGTGGTGTACCGCCAGGGCCTGACCGTGGAGCAGGCACTCGCCGAACTGGCCGAGCCGTCGGCCCAGTATCCTGAAGTGGCGGTGTTCCGTGACTCCATCCAGTCTTCGACTCGCGGCATCACTCGCTAA
- the rnhB gene encoding ribonuclease HII, whose product MQIGLDFTLVAEIEELVAGVDEVGRGPLCGAVVTAAVILDPNRPILGLNDSKKLTEARREKLFDEICEKALSWCIARAEVEEIDELNILHATMLAMQRAVAGLHVQPKLAMIDGNRCPKLPMRSEAVVKGDSKVPAIAAASILAKVSRDREMAAFELIYPGYGIGGHKGYPTPVHLEALARLGPTPIHRRSFAPVRLAYEAREGLIES is encoded by the coding sequence ATGCAGATTGGGCTGGATTTCACCTTGGTCGCAGAAATCGAAGAGTTGGTTGCCGGTGTCGATGAAGTGGGTCGCGGCCCGCTCTGTGGCGCGGTGGTGACAGCAGCGGTGATCCTCGATCCGAACCGCCCGATCCTCGGCCTGAACGACTCGAAAAAACTCACCGAAGCCCGCCGTGAAAAGCTCTTCGACGAAATCTGTGAAAAAGCCCTGAGCTGGTGCATCGCTCGCGCCGAAGTCGAAGAAATCGACGAGCTGAACATCCTGCACGCCACCATGTTGGCCATGCAGCGCGCGGTCGCCGGGCTGCACGTTCAGCCGAAGCTGGCAATGATCGACGGCAACCGTTGCCCGAAACTGCCGATGCGCTCCGAGGCCGTGGTCAAGGGCGATAGCAAGGTCCCCGCCATCGCCGCCGCATCGATTCTGGCGAAGGTCAGCCGTGATCGGGAAATGGCCGCGTTCGAATTGATCTACCCGGGTTACGGCATTGGTGGGCACAAAGGCTATCCGACACCCGTTCATCTGGAAGCGCTCGCCCGTCTTGGTCCGACCCCGATTCACCGGCGCTCGTTTGCCCCGGTGCGGCTGGCGTATGAGGCGCGGGAAGGTCTCATCGAGAGTTAG
- the fabZ gene encoding 3-hydroxyacyl-ACP dehydratase FabZ, which produces MMDINEIREYLPHRYPFLLVDRVVELDVEGKRIRAYKNVSINEPFFNGHFPAHPIMPGVLIIEAMAQAAGILGFKMLDVKPADGTLYYFVGSDKLRFRQPVLPGDQLILEAKFISCKRQIWKFECQASVDGKPVCSAEIICAERKL; this is translated from the coding sequence ATGATGGACATCAACGAGATTCGCGAATACCTGCCTCACCGTTACCCGTTCCTGCTGGTGGACCGGGTAGTGGAGCTGGATGTTGAAGGCAAGCGCATTCGCGCCTACAAGAATGTCAGCATCAACGAACCGTTCTTCAATGGTCACTTCCCTGCGCATCCAATCATGCCGGGCGTATTGATCATCGAGGCAATGGCTCAGGCTGCCGGGATCCTTGGTTTCAAAATGCTCGACGTGAAACCGGCCGACGGCACGCTCTATTACTTCGTCGGTTCCGACAAGCTGCGCTTCCGCCAACCGGTATTGCCGGGCGATCAGTTGATCCTTGAAGCCAAGTTCATCAGCTGCAAGCGTCAGATCTGGAAATTCGAATGCCAGGCTTCGGTCGATGGCAAGCCTGTCTGCTCGGCTGAAATCATCTGTGCGGAACGCAAGCTATGA
- the lpxB gene encoding lipid-A-disaccharide synthase translates to MANLRIALVAGEASGDILGAGLMRALKVRHPAVEFIGVGGPLMQAEGLTSYFPMERLSVMGLVEVLGRLRELLARRKKLVADLIDAKLDVFIGIDAPDFNLNIELKLRQAGIKTVHYVSPSVWAWRQKRVLKIREGCDLMLTLFPFEARFYEEKGVPVRFVGHTLADAIPLQADRAAARAELGLPDGPLVALMPGSRGGEVGRLGALFLDTAQRLRALRPGVRFVMPCASAQRRAQLEELLAGRDLPLTLLDGQSHLALAACDAVLIASGTATLEALLYKRPMVVAYRLAPLTFWILKRMVKSPYISLPNLLAQRLLVPELLQDDATVEALAQTLSPLIEGGEEQTRGFDEIHRTLRLDASNQAADAVLNLIGQVK, encoded by the coding sequence ATGGCCAATCTGCGTATTGCGCTGGTAGCGGGTGAAGCTTCCGGTGACATTCTGGGTGCGGGCCTCATGCGCGCGCTCAAGGTTCGTCACCCGGCGGTCGAGTTCATCGGTGTCGGTGGTCCATTGATGCAGGCTGAAGGCCTGACCTCGTATTTCCCGATGGAGCGTCTGTCCGTCATGGGCCTGGTGGAAGTACTGGGCCGGTTGCGCGAGCTGCTTGCACGGCGCAAGAAGCTGGTCGCCGACCTGATCGACGCGAAACTCGACGTGTTCATCGGTATCGACGCGCCGGACTTCAACCTCAATATCGAACTCAAGCTGCGCCAGGCCGGGATCAAGACAGTGCATTACGTCAGCCCGTCGGTCTGGGCCTGGCGGCAGAAACGCGTGCTGAAGATTCGCGAAGGCTGCGACCTGATGCTCACGCTGTTTCCGTTCGAAGCCAGATTCTACGAAGAGAAAGGCGTGCCGGTGCGGTTCGTCGGCCATACCCTGGCCGATGCCATTCCACTCCAGGCCGATCGCGCTGCTGCACGGGCCGAACTCGGTTTGCCCGACGGGCCGCTGGTGGCGTTGATGCCCGGCAGCCGTGGCGGTGAAGTTGGCCGGCTCGGCGCGTTGTTTCTCGATACGGCCCAGCGCTTGCGTGCGCTACGCCCTGGGGTGCGGTTTGTCATGCCGTGCGCCAGTGCACAACGTCGCGCGCAGCTGGAAGAGCTGTTGGCCGGTCGCGATCTGCCGCTGACCCTGCTCGACGGCCAGTCTCATCTGGCCCTGGCAGCGTGCGATGCGGTGTTGATTGCCTCAGGCACTGCAACGCTTGAAGCGCTGCTGTACAAGCGACCGATGGTGGTCGCCTATCGCCTGGCGCCGCTGACGTTCTGGATTCTCAAGCGCATGGTGAAAAGCCCCTACATTTCGTTGCCGAACCTGTTGGCCCAGCGTCTGTTGGTGCCCGAGTTGTTGCAGGACGATGCCACGGTCGAAGCGCTGGCCCAGACCTTGTCGCCGCTGATCGAGGGTGGGGAAGAGCAGACCCGCGGTTTTGACGAGATTCACCGGACCCTGCGTCTGGATGCCTCCAACCAGGCTGCGGACGCAGTGCTGAACCTGATCGGCCAAGTAAAATGA
- the bamA gene encoding outer membrane protein assembly factor BamA — translation MKRLLLTAVLTVLMIAEVHAESFTISDIRVNGLQRVSAGSVFGALPLNVGEQADDRRLVESTRALFKTGFFQDIQLGRDGNVLVITVVERPSVASIEIEGNKAISTEDLMKGLKQSGLAEGEIFQRATLEGVRNELQRQYVAQGRYSATVDTEVVPQPRNRVGLKVNINEGTVAAIQHINVVGNTVFPDEDLIDLFELKTTNWLSFFKNDDKYAREKLSGDLERLRSYYLDRGYINMDIASTQVSITPDKKHVYITVNVNEGEKYTVRDVKLSGDLKVPEDQVKSLLLVQKGQVFSRKLMTTTSELITRRLGNEGYTFANVNGVPQPHDEDHTVDILFAVDPGKRAYVNRINFRGNTKSEDEVLRREMRQMEGGWASTYLIDQSKTRLERLGFFKEVNVETPAVPGVDDQVDVNYSVEEQASGSITASVGFAQSAGLILGGSITQNNFLGTGNKVSVGLTKSQYQTRYNFGFVDPYWTADGVSLGYNAFYRTTDYNDLDVDVASYAVDSLGAGVSVGYPISETSRLTFGLTAQEDKIKTGQYTVDEIFDFVNREGDQYLNFKASAGWSESTLNKGVLATRGHSQSLTAEVTVPGSDLSFFKLDYRGQLFQPLSENYTMRLHTELGYGDGYGSTDGLPFYENYYAGGFNSVRGFKDSTLGPRSTPSRGALKTGNPGTLADPDQDPLPFGGNVLIQGGAEILFPLPFVKDQRSLRTSVFWDVGNVFDSKCTQFSNTDPTSKSNTQCNDVSLSNLASSVGVGVTWVTALGPLSFALAMPVKEPDNAETQVFQFSLGQTF, via the coding sequence ATGAAACGTCTGCTGCTAACTGCGGTTCTCACCGTATTGATGATCGCCGAAGTTCACGCCGAGTCCTTCACTATCTCTGATATTCGCGTCAATGGCCTCCAGCGGGTCTCCGCGGGTAGCGTCTTTGGTGCTTTGCCGTTGAACGTCGGTGAACAGGCGGACGATCGTCGCCTGGTGGAATCCACTCGTGCGTTGTTCAAAACCGGTTTCTTTCAAGATATCCAGCTGGGCCGCGATGGCAACGTCCTGGTCATCACGGTAGTTGAGCGCCCGTCGGTCGCCAGTATCGAGATCGAAGGCAACAAGGCGATCTCTACCGAAGACCTGATGAAAGGCCTCAAGCAATCCGGTCTGGCCGAAGGCGAGATCTTCCAGCGCGCTACCCTTGAAGGTGTGCGTAACGAGCTGCAACGCCAGTACGTGGCCCAGGGTCGCTACTCGGCTACCGTCGACACCGAAGTGGTTCCACAGCCGCGTAACCGCGTAGGCCTGAAGGTCAACATCAACGAAGGCACCGTTGCGGCTATCCAGCACATCAACGTGGTGGGCAACACGGTCTTCCCTGATGAAGACCTGATCGACCTGTTCGAACTCAAGACCACCAACTGGTTGTCGTTCTTCAAGAACGACGACAAGTACGCTCGTGAAAAGCTGTCCGGTGACCTGGAGCGTCTGCGTTCCTATTACCTGGACCGTGGCTATATCAACATGGATATCGCTTCGACCCAGGTCTCCATTACGCCAGACAAGAAGCACGTGTACATCACCGTCAACGTCAACGAAGGCGAGAAGTACACCGTTCGTGACGTCAAGCTCAGCGGTGACCTGAAAGTCCCTGAAGACCAGGTCAAGTCCCTGCTGCTGGTGCAAAAAGGCCAGGTGTTCTCGCGCAAGCTGATGACCACCACCTCCGAATTGATCACTCGTCGCCTGGGTAACGAGGGTTACACCTTCGCCAACGTCAACGGCGTGCCTCAACCGCACGATGAAGATCACACCGTAGATATCCTGTTCGCGGTCGATCCGGGCAAGCGTGCCTACGTGAACCGCATCAACTTCCGTGGCAACACCAAGTCCGAAGACGAAGTGCTGCGTCGTGAAATGCGTCAGATGGAAGGTGGTTGGGCTTCGACCTACCTGATCGACCAATCCAAGACCCGTCTGGAGCGACTGGGCTTCTTCAAGGAAGTCAACGTCGAGACCCCGGCCGTGCCGGGTGTCGATGACCAGGTGGACGTCAACTACAGTGTTGAAGAGCAAGCCTCCGGTTCGATTACCGCCAGCGTCGGTTTCGCCCAGAGCGCCGGTCTGATCCTCGGTGGTTCGATCACCCAGAACAACTTCCTGGGTACCGGTAACAAGGTCAGCGTCGGCTTGACCAAGAGCCAATACCAGACGCGCTACAACTTTGGCTTTGTCGACCCCTACTGGACAGCTGATGGCGTGAGCCTGGGTTACAACGCCTTCTACCGCACCACAGACTACAACGACCTCGACGTCGATGTAGCGAGCTATGCCGTGGACAGTCTGGGTGCAGGCGTGAGCGTCGGCTACCCGATCAGCGAGACTTCGCGTCTGACCTTCGGCCTGACTGCGCAAGAGGACAAGATCAAGACCGGTCAATACACCGTCGACGAAATTTTCGACTTCGTTAACCGTGAAGGCGATCAGTACCTGAACTTCAAGGCTTCGGCCGGCTGGTCCGAATCCACCCTGAACAAGGGCGTATTGGCGACCCGTGGTCATTCTCAAAGCTTGACGGCGGAAGTCACCGTACCGGGGAGCGACCTGTCGTTCTTCAAGCTCGATTACCGTGGCCAGTTGTTCCAGCCACTGAGCGAAAACTACACCATGCGCCTGCACACCGAATTGGGTTATGGCGACGGTTACGGTTCGACCGATGGCTTGCCATTCTATGAAAACTACTATGCTGGTGGTTTCAACTCGGTTCGTGGCTTCAAGGACAGTACATTGGGGCCGCGTAGTACTCCGAGCCGTGGCGCACTCAAGACTGGCAACCCGGGTACCCTTGCTGACCCGGATCAGGATCCACTGCCGTTCGGTGGTAACGTCCTGATTCAAGGTGGTGCCGAGATTCTGTTCCCGCTGCCATTCGTCAAGGATCAGCGCTCCCTGCGGACTTCGGTATTCTGGGACGTGGGTAACGTGTTCGACTCCAAGTGCACTCAGTTTTCCAACACTGACCCAACTTCGAAGTCCAATACGCAGTGTAACGATGTCAGTCTGAGCAACCTGGCCAGTTCCGTCGGCGTAGGTGTGACATGGGTCACCGCGCTGGGTCCTCTGAGCTTTGCGTTGGCCATGCCAGTAAAAGAACCGGATAACGCTGAAACCCAGGTGTTCCAATTCTCTCTTGGCCAGACGTTCTAA
- a CDS encoding OmpH family outer membrane protein yields MRKLTQLVLLASVLVAGPAFADMKIAVLNYQMALLESDAAKKYAVDAEKKFGPQLTKLKTLESSAKGIQDRLMAGGDKMQQGERERLELEFKQKARDFQFQSKELNEAKAVADREMLKQLKPKLDSAVEEVIKKGAFDLVFERGAVIDVKPQYDITRQVIERMNQLK; encoded by the coding sequence GTGCGTAAGTTGACTCAATTGGTTCTCCTGGCCAGCGTACTGGTCGCTGGTCCGGCGTTTGCCGACATGAAAATTGCTGTTCTGAACTATCAGATGGCTCTGCTGGAGTCTGACGCGGCCAAGAAATACGCCGTGGATGCCGAGAAGAAGTTCGGTCCTCAGTTGACCAAGCTCAAGACGCTGGAAAGCAGCGCCAAGGGCATTCAGGATCGTCTGATGGCCGGTGGCGACAAAATGCAGCAGGGCGAACGCGAGCGCCTGGAGCTTGAATTCAAGCAAAAGGCCCGTGACTTCCAGTTCCAGTCCAAGGAACTGAACGAAGCCAAAGCTGTTGCCGACCGTGAAATGCTGAAGCAGCTCAAGCCGAAACTGGACAGCGCTGTGGAAGAAGTCATCAAGAAAGGTGCTTTTGACCTGGTCTTCGAGCGTGGCGCAGTGATTGATGTCAAGCCTCAGTACGACATCACTCGCCAGGTTATCGAGCGCATGAATCAGCTGAAGTAA
- the dnaE gene encoding DNA polymerase III subunit alpha: MPASFVHLRLHTEYSLVDGLVRIKPLVKTLVGMNMPAVAVTDQNNMCSLVKFYKNAMGAGIKPICGADLWLSNKDPDNPLSRISLLVMNAEGYRNLTELISRGFIDGQRNGAVIIEREWVAEANSGLIMLSAAKEGEIGQAMLSGNPAEAETLAREWMEVFPDRFYLEIQRTNRPNDEEQLHGAVALAEKLGAPLVATNDVRFIKQEDFAAHETRVCIGEGRALDDPRRSKNYSDQQYLKSAEEMAELFSDIPEALENTVEIAKRCNIEVKLGTHFLPNFPIPDGMTIDEYFRKVSFDGLEERLSVLLPKDTTEDYEAKRQVYVDRLNFELDIIIQMGFPGYFLIVMDFIQWAKSNGVPVGPGRGSGAGSLVAYVQKITDLDPLEYDLLFERFLNPERVSMPDFDVDFCMDGRDRVIDYVAEKYGRNAVSQIITFGSMAAKAVVRDVARVQGKSYGLADRLSKMIPFEVGMTLEKAYEQEEILRDFIKVDEEAAEIWEMARKLEGIVRNVGKHAGGVVIAPTKLTDFSPIYCDEAGDGLVTQFDKDDVEAAGLVKFDFLGLRTLTIIDWALKTINRDRAKVNEPPLDIAFIPLDDKPTYTLLQKAETTAVFQLESRGMKELIKKLKPDCLEDLIALVALFRPGPLQSGMVDDFINRKHGRAELAYPHSDYQYEGLKPVLAPTYGIILYQEQVMQIAQVMAGYTLGGADMLRRAMGKKKPEEMAKQRGGFIEGCATNNIDADLAGNIFDLVEKFAGYGFNKSHSAAYGLVSYQTAWLKAHYPAPFMAAVLSADMHNTDKVVTLIEEVRTMKLRLDAPDVNTSEFKFTVNDEGRIIYGLGAIKGVGEGPVEAITEARLAGPFKDLFDFCARVDLKRINKRTLDGLIRSGALDRLGPYFHDEQKAYQANIDRNRAVLLTAMEEAIKAAEQTARTQDSGHSDLFGGLFVEEDADVYANHRKAKELTLKERLKGEKDTLGLYLTGHPIDEYEGEIRRFARQRIIDLKPARDTQTVAGMIIALRVMKNKKGDKMGFITLDDRSGRIEASLFSEAFHSAQSLLQTDAMVVVEGEVSNDDFSGGLKLRVKRVMSMEDARTNLAESLRLRLHAKDLKGDQLRWLGELLKRHRGACPITMDYTSPDAKALLQFGEGWRIDPADALIQALRDQFGRDNVFLQYR, translated from the coding sequence ATGCCGGCTTCATTCGTTCACCTACGCCTGCACACTGAATACTCCCTGGTCGACGGTCTGGTGCGGATCAAACCGCTGGTCAAGACCCTGGTCGGCATGAACATGCCTGCCGTAGCGGTCACCGACCAGAACAACATGTGTTCCCTGGTCAAATTCTATAAAAATGCCATGGGTGCCGGGATCAAGCCGATCTGCGGTGCCGACCTGTGGCTGTCGAACAAGGATCCGGACAACCCGCTGAGCCGGATCAGCCTGCTGGTGATGAACGCCGAAGGCTATCGCAACCTTACCGAGCTGATTTCCCGCGGTTTCATCGATGGTCAGCGCAATGGCGCGGTCATCATCGAACGTGAATGGGTTGCTGAAGCCAACTCGGGCTTGATCATGCTGTCGGCCGCGAAAGAAGGCGAGATCGGCCAGGCCATGCTCAGCGGCAACCCCGCCGAGGCCGAAACCCTGGCCCGCGAATGGATGGAAGTGTTTCCGGATCGTTTCTATCTGGAGATCCAGCGCACCAACCGTCCCAACGATGAAGAACAACTGCACGGCGCCGTAGCCCTGGCCGAGAAGCTCGGTGCGCCGCTGGTGGCGACCAACGATGTGCGCTTCATCAAGCAGGAAGACTTCGCCGCCCACGAAACCCGCGTTTGCATCGGTGAGGGCCGCGCCCTCGACGATCCGCGGCGCTCGAAGAATTACAGCGATCAGCAGTACCTCAAAAGCGCCGAGGAAATGGCCGAGCTGTTCAGCGACATTCCCGAAGCGCTGGAAAACACCGTCGAGATCGCCAAGCGCTGCAACATCGAAGTGAAACTGGGCACGCACTTCCTGCCCAACTTCCCGATCCCCGATGGCATGACCATCGACGAGTACTTCCGCAAGGTGTCCTTCGACGGTCTGGAAGAGCGGCTTAGCGTTCTGCTGCCCAAGGACACCACCGAAGACTACGAGGCCAAGCGTCAGGTCTATGTCGACCGGCTGAATTTCGAGCTGGATATCATCATCCAGATGGGGTTCCCCGGTTACTTCCTGATCGTGATGGACTTTATCCAGTGGGCCAAGAGCAACGGCGTACCAGTGGGCCCTGGCCGTGGATCGGGTGCCGGATCGCTGGTGGCCTACGTACAGAAGATCACCGACCTCGACCCGCTGGAATATGACCTGCTGTTCGAACGCTTCCTTAACCCGGAACGGGTATCCATGCCCGACTTCGACGTCGACTTCTGCATGGACGGTCGTGACCGGGTTATCGACTACGTAGCCGAGAAGTACGGCCGCAACGCGGTAAGCCAGATCATCACCTTCGGTTCCATGGCTGCGAAGGCTGTGGTCCGCGACGTGGCGCGGGTGCAAGGCAAGTCCTATGGCCTGGCGGATCGTCTGTCGAAGATGATTCCGTTCGAAGTCGGCATGACCCTGGAAAAGGCCTACGAGCAGGAAGAGATCCTGCGCGACTTCATCAAGGTCGATGAAGAGGCTGCGGAAATCTGGGAGATGGCCCGCAAGCTCGAAGGCATTGTGCGTAACGTCGGTAAGCACGCCGGTGGTGTGGTGATCGCGCCGACCAAGCTGACCGACTTCTCACCGATCTATTGCGACGAGGCCGGTGACGGCCTGGTAACCCAGTTCGACAAGGATGACGTCGAGGCGGCTGGCCTTGTGAAGTTCGACTTCCTCGGTCTGCGGACCCTGACGATCATCGACTGGGCGCTGAAAACCATCAACCGCGACCGCGCCAAGGTCAATGAGCCACCACTGGATATCGCGTTCATCCCGCTGGACGACAAGCCGACCTACACGCTGCTGCAAAAAGCCGAAACCACGGCGGTGTTCCAGCTTGAATCCCGGGGCATGAAGGAGCTGATCAAAAAGCTCAAGCCCGACTGCCTGGAAGACTTGATCGCACTGGTGGCCCTGTTCCGTCCGGGTCCGCTGCAGTCGGGCATGGTGGACGACTTCATCAACCGTAAGCACGGTCGCGCCGAGCTGGCGTATCCGCACTCGGACTACCAGTACGAAGGCCTCAAACCAGTACTGGCACCGACTTACGGCATCATCCTGTATCAGGAACAGGTGATGCAGATTGCCCAGGTCATGGCCGGTTACACCCTCGGTGGTGCGGACATGCTGCGTCGAGCCATGGGTAAGAAAAAACCCGAGGAAATGGCCAAGCAGCGCGGTGGTTTCATTGAAGGTTGCGCCACCAACAACATTGATGCGGACCTCGCCGGTAACATTTTCGACCTGGTGGAAAAATTCGCCGGTTACGGCTTCAACAAATCCCACTCCGCCGCCTATGGCCTGGTGTCGTACCAGACTGCATGGCTGAAGGCGCACTACCCGGCGCCGTTCATGGCCGCGGTACTCTCGGCGGATATGCACAACACCGACAAGGTCGTGACCTTGATCGAAGAAGTGCGGACCATGAAGCTGCGTCTCGACGCGCCGGACGTGAACACGTCCGAATTCAAGTTCACGGTGAACGACGAAGGCCGGATCATTTACGGCCTGGGCGCCATCAAGGGCGTGGGTGAGGGGCCGGTCGAGGCGATCACCGAAGCGCGTCTGGCCGGTCCGTTCAAGGATCTGTTCGATTTCTGCGCACGGGTCGACCTCAAACGCATCAACAAGCGCACCCTCGACGGTTTGATCCGCAGCGGTGCCCTGGATCGCCTCGGGCCGTATTTCCACGACGAGCAGAAAGCCTACCAGGCCAACATCGACCGCAATCGCGCGGTGCTGCTGACGGCCATGGAAGAAGCGATCAAGGCGGCCGAACAGACCGCGCGCACCCAGGACAGTGGTCACTCCGACCTGTTTGGCGGTCTGTTTGTCGAAGAAGACGCCGACGTCTATGCCAATCACCGCAAGGCCAAGGAGCTGACCCTCAAGGAGCGCCTGAAAGGGGAGAAAGATACCCTCGGCCTGTACCTGACCGGGCACCCGATCGACGAATACGAAGGTGAAATCCGTCGTTTCGCCCGCCAGCGCATCATCGATCTGAAACCGGCGCGTGATACCCAGACTGTTGCCGGGATGATCATCGCCTTGCGGGTGATGAAGAACAAAAAGGGCGACAAGATGGGGTTCATCACCCTCGACGACCGCTCCGGACGGATCGAGGCCTCGCTGTTTTCCGAGGCGTTCCATTCCGCGCAGTCGCTGTTGCAGACCGACGCGATGGTGGTGGTCGAAGGCGAAGTCAGCAATGACGACTTCTCCGGTGGCCTGAAATTGCGGGTCAAGCGGGTGATGAGCATGGAGGATGCGCGCACCAATCTGGCCGAGAGCCTGCGCCTGAGGTTGCATGCCAAGGACCTCAAGGGCGATCAGCTACGCTGGCTGGGTGAACTTTTGAAACGTCACCGCGGCGCGTGCCCGATCACCATGGACTACACCAGCCCCGATGCGAAGGCCTTGTTGCAGTTCGGCGAAGGCTGGCGAATCGATCCGGCGGATGCGTTGATTCAAGCCCTGCGTGACCAGTTCGGGCGAGACAACGTCTTCCTCCAATACCGTTGA
- the lpxD gene encoding UDP-3-O-(3-hydroxymyristoyl)glucosamine N-acyltransferase, with product MTVTIKLGQLAEFLGATLRGDPEKAITGLATLQEAGPAQLSFLANPQYRKYLAGSQAAALLLKAVDAEGHCGDVLVVPDPYAAYARVSHLFDPKPKAAAGIHPTAVIAADAVVDPAASIGAFVVIESGAQVAAGTTVGAHCFIGARSVVGEGGWLAPRVTLYHDVRVGKRVVIQSGAVLGGEGFGFANEKGIWQKIAQIGGVLIGDDVEIGVNTAIDRGALADTIIGNGVKLDNQIQIAHNVQVGDHTAMAACVGISGSTKIGKHCMLAGGVGLVGHIDICDNVFITGMTMVTHSITEPGAYSSGTAMQPAAEWRKSAARIRQLDDIARRLRQLEKQVGEVTPDGNASSDG from the coding sequence ATGACCGTGACCATTAAGCTCGGCCAGTTGGCCGAGTTCCTCGGCGCCACGCTACGTGGCGACCCCGAGAAAGCAATTACTGGGCTAGCCACCTTGCAGGAGGCTGGCCCAGCTCAGTTGAGCTTTCTTGCAAACCCCCAATACCGTAAGTACCTGGCAGGGAGTCAGGCTGCAGCCCTGTTGCTCAAGGCTGTTGACGCCGAAGGTCATTGCGGGGATGTGCTGGTGGTACCGGATCCGTACGCAGCCTACGCACGTGTTTCTCACCTGTTCGACCCCAAGCCGAAGGCCGCAGCCGGGATTCATCCGACGGCGGTGATCGCGGCGGATGCGGTTGTCGACCCGGCGGCGAGTATCGGCGCTTTTGTGGTGATCGAAAGCGGTGCGCAGGTGGCAGCCGGTACGACTGTCGGCGCGCATTGCTTCATTGGCGCTCGCAGCGTGGTGGGCGAGGGAGGCTGGCTCGCGCCGCGGGTGACCCTGTATCACGACGTTCGCGTCGGCAAGCGGGTCGTCATTCAGTCCGGAGCGGTGCTCGGCGGTGAAGGCTTCGGCTTTGCCAATGAAAAAGGTATCTGGCAGAAAATCGCCCAGATCGGTGGTGTGCTGATCGGCGATGATGTTGAAATCGGCGTGAACACGGCTATTGATCGCGGTGCGTTGGCCGATACCATCATCGGTAACGGCGTGAAGCTCGATAACCAGATTCAGATTGCCCACAACGTTCAGGTGGGCGATCACACCGCCATGGCGGCGTGCGTCGGAATCTCCGGCAGCACCAAAATCGGCAAGCATTGCATGCTCGCCGGTGGCGTAGGCCTGGTGGGACACATCGATATTTGTGACAACGTTTTCATTACCGGGATGACCATGGTGACCCACTCGATTACCGAGCCAGGCGCCTATTCTTCCGGTACGGCCATGCAGCCGGCAGCCGAATGGCGCAAAAGCGCGGCACGTATTCGTCAGCTCGATGACATCGCGCGACGTCTGCGACAGCTGGAAAAGCAGGTGGGGGAAGTGACCCCTGACGGTAATGCTTCATCAGATGGCTGA